The sequence below is a genomic window from Rhodococcus sp. 4CII.
CCGTCGCTGGCGTTGGTCACGAGCGCCTCGGTGCGCAGCGGGACGATTTCGGAGACAGCCCCGACCAGCGTGGTCTTGCCGACGCCGAACCCGCCGGCTATCACGATCTTGGTCGAGGTCACCCGATTGCGGGGATCAGATTTCGCGAAGTCCACTGAGGACCCTTTCGATGAGTTCACGACGTTCGGAGTCGGTCGAGTCTTCCTTCAGGGTGGCCAGGATCTGCAGATGCCCGGACTCGACGAGGTCGGCGACGAGGACGCGTGCCACTCCGAGCGGCACACCCACACGGGCGGCGATCTCGGCGACCGAAGGCGACTGCTGACACAACGCCACGATCGCGGCGTTGACGTCGTCGAGCTCCCACTGCCGGTCCACCGACTGCGGGAGTGCCTGAATCAACGCCTCGAGCGCGAGCTCGACCGCGGGCCGGGTGCGGCCCGACGTGAGCGAGTACGGGCGCACGATGTTCGGGCCCGACCGCTCCGAGTGGTGATCGTCCATGGGCATGGTCTGGTCAGAGACCCTGCGGGGTGCGGGCCGTGGCCTGCACCGATGCGCCGACACGGTCGACCAGGATCGCCATCTCGTAGCCGACCTGCCCGATGTCGCACTCGGCGTCGGTGAGCGTCGCGAGGTGGGAGCCGTCCCCGACGCTCATGAGCAGCAGGTACCCGTGCTGCATCTCGACCACCGACTGCAGCACTCCGCCGCCTTCGAACAACCGGGACACGCCGGCCGAGAGGCTGGCCAGCCCGGACGTGACCGCGGCGAGCTGCTCGGCCCGGTCGATCGGGAGGTGGGCGCTGGCCGCCATCAGGAGACCGTCCGCGGATACCAGGACGGCGTGGGAGACACCGGGGACGTCACTGGCGAAGTTCGACACCAACCAGTCGAGAGGACGCGTGACGTCGGATCCATGAGCGGTGTTCATCGGTCTCCTTCAATGCTGTTACGTTCCGCGAGCCTCGTGGCCCTGCCGTTTCGGACGCCCTGCTGGTGACGACTGAGATTGGCGCGAATTGTCTCAGGGTCACGCACGCGGCGCAGTGTCCCCGTATTGTGCGCGCCTTCCACGGTGCCGGGAACCAGGCGGTCGCCGGGTCGCCGCTTCGGCAGACCGATCTCGGGGTCGACCTCGACCGGGGTCTCACTGATCCGTTCCGCGGCGGACCATCCGGCGTCGCCGGCGGAGTGCCAGACACCCGGTGCGCCTTCGGCCCCGGTCGGATCGGTCAGCCAGTCGGACACCATGTCGGAGAAGATCGGGGTGCCGCCGCCGGGGCGGGGTGCCGCCTCGGTTGGGGGCGGGTCGATCCGCGACTGGAAGAACGACGCGGTCTTCACCGAGTTCGTGCGGTAGCGGTGCCGCACCGGTGCCTGGTCGTCGCCGTCCCGCGACGGGGACGCCGACGGCTCCACGTTTCGCGTCTCGGCGCGGTTCTCGCTGCGCGGGGCCTGCGGTGCATGCAGCGGTTGCGATTCCGCCGATGCCTTGTCCGAAGCTTTGTCCGAAGCTTTGTCCGGAGTCGCCTGCGGTCGCCGCACGGGCAGCTTCGGCATCGCTCCGGAGCCTCGGACGGTGACAGTGTCCAGGGACTGCGCGGCCGGAGTGCTTGCCGACGACCCTGCGCCGGCCGCGATGCCACTGGCACCGGGCTGACGCCGGGGCAGGCTCGTGCCGGAGGCCGTGGTCACCGCACTCGCGGGAGCTGGGCTCGGTGCGGACGGCGTGGACGGGGTGCGGACCGGCAGCCCGTTGCGGGTCGCCTGCTGCCCGTTGTCCTTCCGCGGCGTGGGAGCCGCGGGCGCCGGGATGGCGGTGCGAACCGGTGCCGCGGGGATCTTCCGCTGCGATCCAGTGTCCTGCCGGGCGGCCTGCGAGACGATCAGCGCGTTCGGAATATGAATGCTGACGGTCACGCCGGGGTTCCGCGCGGTGTCGAACGTCGACCGCAGGCGCACGGTCAGGCCGTGCCGCTTCGCGAGCCGGCTCACGACGAACAGACCCATATGACGCGCGGTCTCGGGACCGACCTCGCCACCGGACGCCAGGCGCTCGTTGACGGCCCGCATGTCGTCGGCCGGGATACCGATGCCGCGGTCCGCGATCTCGAGCAGCACTCCCCCGTCCACGGCGCGGGCGAAGCTGAACGTCACCGCCGTGTCGGGCGGCGAGGCGCGCAGCGAGTTGTCGACCAGTTCGGCAAGCAGGTGGACGACGTCGGTGACGACCGTTCCGCTGAGCGCACCCTCGGGGGTGGCGCCCATCTGCACACGCTGGTAGTCCTCGACCTCGGAGATCGCCGCACGCAGCACGTCACCGAGCGGGATCGGCGCCGCCTGCGACCGACGTACGCGGGTACCGGCCAGAATCAGCAGGTTCTCGCCGTTCCGCCGCATACGGGCGGCCAGGTGGTCGAGCCGGAACAGACTCTCGAGACGCTTCGGGTCCTTCTCCTCGAACTCGAGATTCTCGATCAGGCCGAGCTGCTGGTCCACCAGCGACTTGCTTCGCCGCGCGAGCGTCTCGAACATGTCGTTGATCTGCAGGCGGAGTTGCGCCTGCTCACCGGCGAGCTTGAGCGCCTGCCCGTGGATGTCGTCCACGGCGCGGGCGAGCTGGCCGATCTCCTCGGAGGAGTGCACGGCCACCGGCTCGAACGACAGCGCCCGCGGATCGTCGCTGGCCTTGATCTGCTCGATCGCGTCCGGGAGGTCGCGGCGGGCGGCCTTCAGCGCGCCGTAGCGCAGGCGGCGGATCGGGCCGATCAGCGAACGGGACACGAGGAGCGCGAGAACGAGCGCCGCGAGCAGCGTGCCGAGGACGATCGCGGTGTCACGCAGCGCGGCGGACCGGGTCTCGGCCGCGCGGACCTGCACGGTGGACGCGATGTCCTTCGCCGCTTCGCTGGTGAGCTCCTGATAGACGTCACGGCTCGCGATGAGCGAGGACCGCAGCTGCAGAATGGGCAGCACCCCGCCGCGCGACGCGTCCGCCAGACCCTGGTCGATGAGGGCGTTGCGGGCGGCGATGTTGTTTCTCAGCGTCTCGAGGCGGGCATCGCCCTTCGGGTAGTACCGGTCGAGGACGTCGAGGAGGCTCGACTCGGCGCCGGCGGCCGCGACGACGGCGGACGTGGGGATGTTGCCCGTCCGCGCCTTCTCCCGTCCGTCGGGAGCGGCGTAGGCGTCCTTCACGATGACGAGACCCATGGCCTGGTCGAACAGGCGGCGCTGCGCCTGCCACGCGTTGGTCAGCTGGTAGCCCTTGTCGACGACCTCACTGTCCTCGATGGGGCGCACGATGTCGTCGACCTCGCGGATGAAGTCCGCGGCGAACGCGCGCTGGCGTTCGGCGAGCAGGTCGGTGGCGACACCCGGCGAATCCATCAGATTCAGCAGGGCCCGGCCGTCCGAGACGGTCTGGTTGATGGAGCTGGCGACGGCCGGATCCAGTTCGGGGTTGCGGGCCTGTTCGGACACGGCGTCCATCAGGGATTCCGCGTCCGCCCGGTCGTCCTTGGTGAGGGTGCCCGAGGCGTAACCACTGGTCACGGTGCCCATCGAGGCCTCGAGGGCCACGATGTCCGGGACGACGACGATCTGGTCGGCCGCCTCGGTGAAGTGGACGGCGTTGCTCAGTTCGCCCTGCACACGGAGCCCGCCGAGCACCATGGCGACGGTGACGGGAACTGCGAGAACCGCGGTGACCTTCCACCGCAGGCCCCAACCCTCGATATCCCAGAACTTTGCCCGGGGCGGCGAATCGTCGCTCATCCCACGCTTCCTTTCCAACCAGTCATAACTCGCCGATCTGTGCTCGTGACCACGCCCACGGCACGGCAGACGTACTGGCCGGGACGACACGCGTCGACAGAGGAAAGTGTTCGATCAGTCGCGCTGCCCGACGCACCGTTGTCGAAATGTAACGAGTTCATCACATCCTCATCGGGAACGTTCTTACCACAGA
It includes:
- a CDS encoding DUF742 domain-containing protein; this translates as MPMDDHHSERSGPNIVRPYSLTSGRTRPAVELALEALIQALPQSVDRQWELDDVNAAIVALCQQSPSVAEIAARVGVPLGVARVLVADLVESGHLQILATLKEDSTDSERRELIERVLSGLREI
- a CDS encoding roadblock/LC7 domain-containing protein; protein product: MNTAHGSDVTRPLDWLVSNFASDVPGVSHAVLVSADGLLMAASAHLPIDRAEQLAAVTSGLASLSAGVSRLFEGGGVLQSVVEMQHGYLLLMSVGDGSHLATLTDAECDIGQVGYEMAILVDRVGASVQATARTPQGL
- a CDS encoding sensor histidine kinase, with protein sequence MSDDSPPRAKFWDIEGWGLRWKVTAVLAVPVTVAMVLGGLRVQGELSNAVHFTEAADQIVVVPDIVALEASMGTVTSGYASGTLTKDDRADAESLMDAVSEQARNPELDPAVASSINQTVSDGRALLNLMDSPGVATDLLAERQRAFAADFIREVDDIVRPIEDSEVVDKGYQLTNAWQAQRRLFDQAMGLVIVKDAYAAPDGREKARTGNIPTSAVVAAAGAESSLLDVLDRYYPKGDARLETLRNNIAARNALIDQGLADASRGGVLPILQLRSSLIASRDVYQELTSEAAKDIASTVQVRAAETRSAALRDTAIVLGTLLAALVLALLVSRSLIGPIRRLRYGALKAARRDLPDAIEQIKASDDPRALSFEPVAVHSSEEIGQLARAVDDIHGQALKLAGEQAQLRLQINDMFETLARRSKSLVDQQLGLIENLEFEEKDPKRLESLFRLDHLAARMRRNGENLLILAGTRVRRSQAAPIPLGDVLRAAISEVEDYQRVQMGATPEGALSGTVVTDVVHLLAELVDNSLRASPPDTAVTFSFARAVDGGVLLEIADRGIGIPADDMRAVNERLASGGEVGPETARHMGLFVVSRLAKRHGLTVRLRSTFDTARNPGVTVSIHIPNALIVSQAARQDTGSQRKIPAAPVRTAIPAPAAPTPRKDNGQQATRNGLPVRTPSTPSAPSPAPASAVTTASGTSLPRRQPGASGIAAGAGSSASTPAAQSLDTVTVRGSGAMPKLPVRRPQATPDKASDKASDKASAESQPLHAPQAPRSENRAETRNVEPSASPSRDGDDQAPVRHRYRTNSVKTASFFQSRIDPPPTEAAPRPGGGTPIFSDMVSDWLTDPTGAEGAPGVWHSAGDAGWSAAERISETPVEVDPEIGLPKRRPGDRLVPGTVEGAHNTGTLRRVRDPETIRANLSRHQQGVRNGRATRLAERNSIEGDR